A window of Aeromicrobium duanguangcaii genomic DNA:
GTACCGGACCGCCCACGCCTCGGATCGCCGTCGCGCCCACCGCGCACTGGCCGAGGCGACCGATCCGCGTCTGGACCCGGACCGGCGGGCCTGGCACCAGGCGCAGGCCGTGCTGGGCGTCGACGAGAAGGCTGCAGCGGAGCTCGAGCACTCGGCCGAGCGGGCCCGCGCCCGGGGCGGCCTGGCTGCGGCCGCGGCGTTCCTCGAGCGCGCTACCGAGCTGACGCCGGATGAGGCCGAGCGGGCGCGGCGTGCCCTGGAGGCCGCGCACGCCAAGCACGAGGCGGGCGCGTACGACGTCGCTCTGGACCTGCTCAGGCTCGCGTCGGCCGGACCACTGGACGCCCTGCAGGATGCCCGCGCCGAACAACTGCGGGCCCAGATCGAGTTCCACACCACCCGCGGGAGCGAGGTGCCGGGAATGTTGCTGGACGCCGCCGAGACGCTGGCACCCCTCGATCCCACTCTGTCGCGCGAGACCTACCTGTACGCGCTCACCGCGGCGATCCACGCCGGTTCACTCGCGCGAGGTCGCGGCCTGCCGGAGGCAGCCAAGGCCGCCGCCGAGGACGCGCCGGCCCAGTCGGGACCACCGGGCGCCGTCGACCTGCTCCTGGACGGGCTGTCCACGAGGTTCACCCAAGGATTCGAGGCGAGCGTCCCCAGCCTTCAAGGAGCCTTGCAGGCCTTGCGCAGCGACGACTCGCGAGACGACGTCGACGGCCGCTGGCTGTGGCTGGCCTGCCACGTCGCCGCGGTGCTGTGGGACGACCGGGCGCTCTATGACCTGGCCGATCGTGCAGTTCGCCTGGCGCGCGAGTCCGGCAGTCTGGCCACGCTTCCCGGCGTGCTCAACTCGGTGGCGTCGGTACTCGTGCTCTTCGGCGAGCTCACGCGGGCCGCCGCGCTGGCCCAGGAGGAGAGCGCGATCACCCAGGCCATCGGGGTGCCCCCGCTGTCGAACGCCCGGCTCATGCTGGCGGCCTGGAGCGGTCGGCACCGCGAGGCCCTGGACCTGTACGCCACGATGGTCCAGGAGGCGACGGAGCGCGGCGAGGCCACCTCGATCGACCAGGCCCAGGCCACGATCGCGGCGATGCACAACGGCCTCGGCAACTACGAGGAAGCCCTCACCTTCGCGATCGGACCCTGCTCGTCCGAAGAGATGGCCTTGACCAGCCTGGCGCTGCCCGAGCTCATCGAAGCCGCGACCCGGTCCGGCGATCACGAGCGTGCGCGCGCCGCGTCGGACCTGCTCAGCAGGCGCACGCGCGCGAGCGGTGCCCCGTTCGGGCTCGGGCTGGCCGCCTGCGGACGAGCCCTGATCAGTACCGGCGCCGAAGCCGAGGAGCACTATCTCGAGGCGATCGAGTTGCTCGGCCGCACTCAGATGGCCGTGTTCCTCGCTCGCGCTCACCTGGTGTACGGCGAGTGGCTGCGCCGCGAAGGACGCCGCGAGGAGGCTCGCGAGCAGCTCCGTACGGCGCACGAGAAGCTGTCCGCCATGGGTACGGAGGCGTTCGCCGAGCGCGCCGCCCGCGAGCTGCGCGCGACCGGTGAGCACCCCCGCAGCCGGACCGCGCAGCCGACCGACGCGCTCACTGCCCAGGAGCTCCACATCTCGCGGCTCGTGGCCACCGGCGCGACCTCGCGGGAGATCGGAGCCCAACTGTTCCTCAGCCCCCGCACGATCGAGGCCCACCTGCGCAACATCTTCCGCAAGCTCGGCATCACGTCGCGGCGCCAGCTCAAGGACTTCCAGCTGCAGTGACCGGGCGGGCGCCCGTGGGGACCCGCGCGCCGCGATCCGGGCGTAGCGTGTGGGTACGTCGACGAAGGGTCACCGCCATGAGGATCGGAGTTCCCCAGGAGATCAAGAGCCACGAGTACCGAGTGGCGATCACCCCGCTGGGCGTGCGCGAGCTCACGAGCCGAGGGCACGAGGTGGTCGTCCAGGCCGGCGCCGGAGCCGGCTCCTCGATCAGTGACGACGCGTTCGTGGCTGCCGGCGCGGTCATCGTGCCCGACGCCGAGTCCGCCTGGGGCACCGATGGCGGCGTCGACCTGGTGCTGAAGGTCAAGGAGCCCGTGCCCGAGGAGTACCACCGCATCCGCGAGGGCCAGGCGCTCTTCACCTACCTGCATCTGGCTGCCGACCGGCTGTTGACCGAGGAGCTGCTCGCACGGCGGGTCACCGCCGTGGCCTACGAGACGGTCACAGGCGCCCGAGGCGGACTTCCCCTGCTCTACCCCATGAGCGAGGTGGCGGGCTGCCTCGCGCCGCAGGTCGGGGCCCACTCACTGATGAAGGCCCAGGGCGGCCGAGGAGTCCTGCTCGGCGGGGTCGGTGGGGTCGCCAACGCGAAGGTCGTCATCATCGGGGCCGGGGTCTCGGGCCAGAACGCGGCGAACATCGCCCTGGGCATGGGCGCCGACGTGACCTTGCTCGACACCGATCTGGACAAGCTGCGGATGAGCTTCTGGCGCTACGACAACCGCGTGCACGGGCTCGCCTCGTCGGAGCTGGCGATCGAGCAGCAGGTGCTCCAGGCCGACCTCGTCATCGGTGCGGTCCTCGTGCCCGGTGCTGCCGCCCCGAAGCTGGTCAGCAACGAGCTGGTCTCGCGCATGAAGCCCGGATCGGTCCTCGTCGACATCGCCATCGACCAGGGCGGCTGCTTCGAGGACTCACGCCCGACCACTCATGCCGATCCGACCTTCCACGTCCACGGCTCGACGTTCTACTGCGTCGCCAACATGCCCGGAGCCGTCCCGAACACCTCGACCTACGCCCTGACCAACGCGACGCTGCCCTACGCGATCGCGCTGGCCGAGCACGGCTGGGCCGACGCGATGCGCGCTGACGCCGGACTGGCCCAGGGCCTGAACACCCACGACGGCGAGCTGACCAACGCCCCGGTGGCGGCAGCCGTCGGGCTGACGTCGACGGACGTCGACACGGTCCTCGCGTCGGCGTGAGCCGTCAGCGCAGCGCAGCCTCGGTCAGCTGATCGGCTGCCTTCTCGAAGAGGTCCTGCATCTCGCCCTCCGGGTAGGCGGCCGCCCACTCGGCTGCGGCGAGCGCGCCGCCCAACAGCACGGACGGGTCGAGCTCCTGGCGCGGATCCGGGAGCGGTCCGGGCTTCGGGCGCGGCCACCGACGCGGCCAGCCGGTGCCGCACCAGTCCTCGATGTCCTCCATGAAGGCCTGCTGGGCTCCTTCGCCTCGCCCGCTGACGATGATGATGCCGCGCGCCATCGCGTCGAGCAGGAGCCGTCCTGCGTCGGCCGGCGGGAGGGGCTGCGGGTTGAGGGAGACTCGGCCGAGGCGAGCGTCGAGGAGGCCCTGGGGGCCTCCGCCGACGACCTCCAGGACGCGGTCGTCGATCGTGGCCAGGAAGTCGAGGCGTTCCGAGCCCGACAGGGTGACGCGACCGCGGGCGAGCGCCCGGATGAGGTCTGATGCAGTGGCCATGGTGTTCCTCCTGGGTGCGAGGCGGACCGATGGGCCCGTCACCAGCGAAGAGGGCCCCGTGCTGCACCCGGATACACGCTCAGACGCCCCACATCGCGGACACGTGCCGCGCATCGGTGCCGCAGCACCCGCCGAGCACCTCGAGGCTCGCGAAGGCGTCCACCGCGTCGATCGCCTCGCTGAGCGTCGTGCCGTCCGGCAGGCGGCCGTCGGTCTCGACCGTGAAGCCGACCCCGACGCCCAGACCCACGTCGGCAGCGGCGCGAACGACACCGACCGCCGCGGCATCCGGATCGATCGGCCCCGACGTGGCGTAGCCGTCGCCGCGCGGTCCCAGCATGCCGCTGACCTCGGAGCCTGCGCGGACGTTCAGTCGCTGCGGGTCCGACCGCGTCGGACGACCGCAAGGCCCATGACCGTGAGCAACAGGCCGAAGGCGAGCATGCTTGCGGTGACGTCCATACCGGTGCTGGGCAGAACCCCGTCACCATGGCTGACGTCCGCTGCGGGGCGTGCTTCCTTCGGATCGACCTCCGGCGTCGTGACGACCGGCGTCGTGACGACCGGCGTCGTGACCTCCGGCGTTGTGACGACCGGCGTTGTGACGGCCGCTGCCCCGACGGTGAGGGTCAGGTCGAGGGTGGCGTCGGGACCGTGTCCATTGCTGGCGGTCAGAGTGACCTGCGTGGTGCCGGCGACGGTCGGCGTCCCGGCGATGTCACCGGTGTCCGGGTCGATGGCCAGACCGTCGGGCAGGTTGTCGGCGGTGACGGTCGGCGCAGGGCTGCCATCGAGGGTGTCGGGCGACCAGGTGCCTTTCTCGCCGGCCACGAAGGAGGCCGTGGTCCGACCGGTGAGCGTGGGGGCCGTCAGTGCGGACCAACCGGCGTAGACGGTGGTGTCTTCCGTGACCGGTGCGGTGAAGTCGTGCTCGACGGTCAGGTCGACGTCGTCGAACCAGCCGGTGAAGGCCCAGTCGCCGTCCGTCGGGTCGGCGGGCGCGTGGATGGTGGTGTTGCAGATCGGTGTGGCGTCCGCGATGGGGGTGCCGTGCCCGCCGAGGTCGTACGTGACGGTCCGGGTACGCGCTGTGGTGTATCCGTTCCAGAGGGCGTCGAACTGGCTCGCATACTGGCACTGCGGGACGATGGTGGCGCCGCCGCTGCCGAAGGAACCGCGGTTGTCACGCGGGGAGACGATCGGGCCGGTGCCTTCGACGTTGACGATCAGCGTGGGGTTGGTGGAAGCGTAGAAAGCATCCGGCCCGATGTACTGAACGGTGCTGGGGATGTTCAGGGTCTGGAACGGGTTGCCTTCGAACGACCACTCCCCGATGTGGGTGATGTTGGCCGGGAACGTCACCGAGGTGAGCAGGTTGGCGTGGAATGCCATGGAGTCGATGCTGGTGAGCCCGGTCGAGAGGGTCAGGTCGGTGATCCGGTTGTACCCGAACGAGTTGAATCCGACCCCGGTGACCGAATTGGGCAGGACCAGGCTGGTGAGCAGGTTGCCGTAAAATGCGGACTCGCCGACGTACGTGACGGTCTCGGGGAGGTCGATCGACGTGAGTCGGTTGCCCTTGAAGGCGTTGAACGCGAGGGTGCGGAGCTGGTTGGGCAGCACGACCGACGTCAGGCCCGCGTTTTCGAAGGCCTCCCTCGCGATGGCGGTCACGGGGTACGTCTGGCCGCCGGACACGATGGTGTCCGGAATGGTGATGCTGCTGGCGCGGGCGCCCGCGAAGCCGAAGATGGTCGCCGTCCCGGTCGACCCGTCGACGGACCACCTGAAGTCGTTCTGATCAGCGTCCACTGCCGAGATGGCTGCCCGGGCCGCCGTGGTCGTTGCGCGCGTGAACGCCTCGCGCGGAGCCGATCGCTTGTCGGCCGCAGGAGCAGGACCGGATGGCTCGGCCTCGGTGGGGACGGGCGTGGTGTCGGCCGGCAGGTCGGCCGCCGGGACAGGAGCGGACCGCTGGGCCTGGGGCTCGACTGTCACCACGTCGCCGGACACGGGCACCGGCTCGGACCCGGTCGGGGCGGTGGGAGTCGGGACCGCTTCGGGGTCCGGACACGTGACGGTGCTCGACGGGACGCAGTCCGCTGCGATGGCGGCGTACGCGGTCCCTGCGCTGGTCAGTGTCAGCGCGAGCGCGGTGACCGTGCCGACTCCGATGCGAGTCCAGACGGTGTGCCGTGTCTGTGACCGTACGTGGCTGCTGGGGGCCGAGGGCATCGGATACTCGCTTCTGTTGGTGGACCTTCACGGTGCGCCTGGGCGGCAGGGTGAAGTGCGCGCCTCGGGTCACGTTTGCTGCCGGTGGCGACCCGGCTCGATCAGGGCGACGCGCATTCGACGCGAGCACGCATGAAAGTTCCTGGCAACCACCACATCGCTGGGTGAGTTCCTTGGCCAGGCGACTACCCCGACGGCTGTCCCTCGTGTGCGGATGGCAGCTTCTGCGTGACGCTCCATGGGCTGCCGTGCTCCGCCCGCGGCAACGTTACCGAGCGTGCCGTGCACGCGCCGGGTTTTGGGGAATCGACCCAGCCGGGCTCACGCATCGCCAGGTGCGAACCCGCGAGACGGTGGTCTCGCTGCCGCAGCGGGGACGGCAAAAGGCCCGGAATCCTCAAGGATTCCGGGCCTTTCTCTTGGTAGCGGGGGCAGGATTTGAACCTGCGACCTCTGGGTTATGAGCCCAGCGAGCTACCGAACTGCTCCACCCCGCGTTGCGTTGACAACATTACCGGAGGGGGTGGGACGATCCCAAATCGGGGTGCCCCACCCCCTCGTCACGGCCTCAGATCAGGTCGTCGGTGAGGTGGTTCGGCGTGCCGAACCGGTGCGCCGTGATGCTGACCGCCTGCTCGTGGACGAACGGCAGCAGCTCGACCTGACCGGCCTCGGTCGGGCGGTGCGCCCAGATGGCGAGGTCCGGCTTGCCGCCCGTCTGCTGGGCCACCGTCGAGCGACTGCCGCCGACCAGACGCACGCGCCCGTCGGTCAGGCACGACGCCACCGCGGCCCACGTCGCATCGTCCTCGACCATCACGGAGACACCGAACGCACGCAGGGTGGCCCGGACCGCGTCGGGCACCTCGAACGCCGAGGAGACCTGAAGCGGCGCCCCCGACGTCAGGCCCGCACCGATGACGCGCAGGCCCTCGGACAGGGTGGCGTCGGCCGCCAGGCGGATGTGCACCCGGGTCGGGACGTACCGCAGGATGTTGCGCTCGGCGAAGATCGCCGAGACGTCGCGCGCCGTGCCGAACTCCTCGCGCCACGCGGCGGCGTCGCTACGGAACGACCGCTCGAGGAAGCCCACCTCGTCGGTCGGGACGTGCGCCTCGCGCGCCGCCTGCAGCAGTCGCTCGGCGCGCGGGTCGATGCTGGCGTCCGCGGTCGACCGCGCGGGCGCCCACTCGCCCAGACCGAACAGGTAGTGCGGGCCGCCGGCCTTCGTTCCGGCGCCGATCGCCGACTTCTTCCAGCCGCCGAACGGCTGCCGACGCACGATGGCGCCGGTGGTGCCGCGGTTCACGTAGAGGTTGCCCGCCTGGACCCCGTCGAGCCACACGGCGATCTCCGCCGAGTCGAGTGCGTGAAGACCCGCGGTCAGGCCGTAGTCGACCTGGTTCTGGATCTCGAGCGCCTCCTCGAGCGTCTCGGCGGTCATGATGCCCATCACCGGACCGAAGTACTCGGTCAGGTGCGTCGTCGAGCCGCGCTTCACGCCCGTGCGGATGCCGGGGGACCAGAGCTGCCCCGCCTCGTCCAGCTGCCGCGGCTTCACGAGCCACGACTCCCCCGCGTCGAGCGTCGTCAGTCCCCGCAGCAGCTTGCCGGAGGCCGGCTCGATCAGCGGGCCCATCTGCGTCTGCGGGTCCGACGGCCAGCCCACGGTCAGAGACGTCACGGCGTCGACCAGCTGCTCACGGAACCGCTTCGACGTGGCGACGGAGCCGACCAGGATCACCAGCGACGACGCCGAGCACTTCTGGCCCGCGTGACCGAAGCCCGAGGCCGCGATGTCCTTGGCGGCCAGGTCGAAGTCCGCCGAGGGCGTGACGACGATGGCGTTCTTGCCACTCGTCTCGGCCAGCAGCGGCAGATCGGGACGGAAGCTGCGGAACAGCTCGGCCGTCTCGTACGCGCCGGTCAGGATCAACCGGTCGACGCGGGGGTCCGAGACGAGCCGCCGGCCGAGGTCGGACTCCTCCACGTGGACCAGCCGCAGCACCTCGCGCGGGACACCGGCCTCCCACAGCGCCTCGACCATGACCGACCCGCAGCGCGCGGCCTGCGGCGCCGGCTTGATCACGACGGCGGAGCCCGCAGCGAGGGCTGCCAGCGTCGAGCCCGCGGGGATGGCGACCGGGAAGTTCCACGGCGGCGTCACGACGGTGAGGCGCGAGGGCACGAACGTGGCGCCGTCGACGTCGTCGAGACCACGGGCGAGGTGGGCGTAGTAGCGGGCGAAGTCGATCGCCTCGGACACCTCCGGATCGCCCTGGTCGAGGGGCTTGCCCGCCTCGGACGCCATGACCTCCAGCAGGTCGGCACGGCGCTCCTCCAGGCGCAGGGCGGCGCGCTCGAGGATCTCGGCGCGCTCGGCCGCGGGGCGGCGGCCCCAGGCCTCACCCGCGACGACCGCCGAGGCGACGACCGACTCCAGCGTGTCGGCATCGGTCAGGGTGTGCTCCTTGACGAGGTCCTCGCCGAGGGCCGAGCCTGCCACCCGCGCCAGGATCCGGCGACCCCACGCGCGGTTGGCCGGCAGCGACGGATCGGTGTCCGGCGTGTTCTCGAACGGCGCGCCGGCCGGCGGCTCCTGCACGGGCGCCGAGCGGTCCTGCGTCCGGTTCGGCGCGGGCACGGAGTCGTCGAGCGCGGCCAGCGACGCGAGGAAGCGGTTCTTCTCACGCTCGAACAGGTCATGGTTCTCGTTCAACTCGAACACGGCCGACATGAAGTTGTCGTGGCTCGCGCCCTCCTCCAGGCGCCGGATCAGGTACGCGATCGCGACGTCGAAGTCCTTCGGGTGCACGACCGGCGTGTACAGCAGCAGCCCGCCGACGTCGCGGCGCACGACCTCGGCCTGGCTCTGG
This region includes:
- a CDS encoding ATP-binding protein, with amino-acid sequence MGGATGRGTSLKDLFGGTTGRGTSLKDLFGRRAEREAIERLLARARSGKSGTLVVRGEAGIGKTALLEYARDTASRSGFRVETLTGVPSETQFAFAGLHQLCARLMDRADALPAPQRAALGVVFGLRAGPAPDRFLVGLAILSLLAEVAEEEGLVCLVDDAQWLDEASSQVLTFAARRLGAERLVLVFAVRDSTEGDALPFTGMPEVRLGPLAEHDAQALLTAAAPALLDEAVRDRIVAEARGNPLALLELPMSAPPTRWAGGYETPDLADAPSRVEDSFRRRSSNLPAETQLLLLVAAAEPTGEVALLCRATEALGIASEASAPAEAAGLLDIDTRVRFRHPLVRSAVYRTAHASDRRRAHRALAEATDPRLDPDRRAWHQAQAVLGVDEKAAAELEHSAERARARGGLAAAAAFLERATELTPDEAERARRALEAAHAKHEAGAYDVALDLLRLASAGPLDALQDARAEQLRAQIEFHTTRGSEVPGMLLDAAETLAPLDPTLSRETYLYALTAAIHAGSLARGRGLPEAAKAAAEDAPAQSGPPGAVDLLLDGLSTRFTQGFEASVPSLQGALQALRSDDSRDDVDGRWLWLACHVAAVLWDDRALYDLADRAVRLARESGSLATLPGVLNSVASVLVLFGELTRAAALAQEESAITQAIGVPPLSNARLMLAAWSGRHREALDLYATMVQEATERGEATSIDQAQATIAAMHNGLGNYEEALTFAIGPCSSEEMALTSLALPELIEAATRSGDHERARAASDLLSRRTRASGAPFGLGLAACGRALISTGAEAEEHYLEAIELLGRTQMAVFLARAHLVYGEWLRREGRREEAREQLRTAHEKLSAMGTEAFAERAARELRATGEHPRSRTAQPTDALTAQELHISRLVATGATSREIGAQLFLSPRTIEAHLRNIFRKLGITSRRQLKDFQLQ
- the ald gene encoding alanine dehydrogenase, translating into MRIGVPQEIKSHEYRVAITPLGVRELTSRGHEVVVQAGAGAGSSISDDAFVAAGAVIVPDAESAWGTDGGVDLVLKVKEPVPEEYHRIREGQALFTYLHLAADRLLTEELLARRVTAVAYETVTGARGGLPLLYPMSEVAGCLAPQVGAHSLMKAQGGRGVLLGGVGGVANAKVVIIGAGVSGQNAANIALGMGADVTLLDTDLDKLRMSFWRYDNRVHGLASSELAIEQQVLQADLVIGAVLVPGAAAPKLVSNELVSRMKPGSVLVDIAIDQGGCFEDSRPTTHADPTFHVHGSTFYCVANMPGAVPNTSTYALTNATLPYAIALAEHGWADAMRADAGLAQGLNTHDGELTNAPVAAAVGLTSTDVDTVLASA
- a CDS encoding leucine-rich repeat protein, with the translated sequence MSGDVVTVEPQAQRSAPVPAADLPADTTPVPTEAEPSGPAPAADKRSAPREAFTRATTTAARAAISAVDADQNDFRWSVDGSTGTATIFGFAGARASSITIPDTIVSGGQTYPVTAIAREAFENAGLTSVVLPNQLRTLAFNAFKGNRLTSIDLPETVTYVGESAFYGNLLTSLVLPNSVTGVGFNSFGYNRITDLTLSTGLTSIDSMAFHANLLTSVTFPANITHIGEWSFEGNPFQTLNIPSTVQYIGPDAFYASTNPTLIVNVEGTGPIVSPRDNRGSFGSGGATIVPQCQYASQFDALWNGYTTARTRTVTYDLGGHGTPIADATPICNTTIHAPADPTDGDWAFTGWFDDVDLTVEHDFTAPVTEDTTVYAGWSALTAPTLTGRTTASFVAGEKGTWSPDTLDGSPAPTVTADNLPDGLAIDPDTGDIAGTPTVAGTTQVTLTASNGHGPDATLDLTLTVGAAAVTTPVVTTPEVTTPVVTTPVVTTPEVDPKEARPAADVSHGDGVLPSTGMDVTASMLAFGLLLTVMGLAVVRRGRTRSD
- a CDS encoding bifunctional proline dehydrogenase/L-glutamate gamma-semialdehyde dehydrogenase; its protein translation is MIDDVTQPPDPFAPDPLAQESVELVRRWLAESAEVPADKAGAQLAGLLKDPKGLDFTVGFIDGVIRPEDPRIAARNFAVLASDVPAFLPWYLRNAVRLGALAGRFVPRLVIPIVQRALRSLVGHLIVDATDAKLGRSIAKIRRDDVRLNINLLGEAVLGEREAARRLKGTHDLLARADVDYVSIKVSATVPPHSPWAFDEAVEHVAENLMPLYRQAAEAPSPKFINLDMEEYHDLDLTIAVFTKILDTPGLEHLEAGIVLQAYLPDSMRAMIHLQEWSAARRARGGAGIKVRVVKGANLPMERVDAAVHGWPLATWSSKQESDTNYKRVLDYAMHPERIENVRIGVAGHNLFDLAHAWLLAGQRGVRDGVEIEMLLGMAQSQAEVVRRDVGGLLLYTPVVHPKDFDVAIAYLIRRLEEGASHDNFMSAVFELNENHDLFEREKNRFLASLAALDDSVPAPNRTQDRSAPVQEPPAGAPFENTPDTDPSLPANRAWGRRILARVAGSALGEDLVKEHTLTDADTLESVVASAVVAGEAWGRRPAAERAEILERAALRLEERRADLLEVMASEAGKPLDQGDPEVSEAIDFARYYAHLARGLDDVDGATFVPSRLTVVTPPWNFPVAIPAGSTLAALAAGSAVVIKPAPQAARCGSVMVEALWEAGVPREVLRLVHVEESDLGRRLVSDPRVDRLILTGAYETAELFRSFRPDLPLLAETSGKNAIVVTPSADFDLAAKDIAASGFGHAGQKCSASSLVILVGSVATSKRFREQLVDAVTSLTVGWPSDPQTQMGPLIEPASGKLLRGLTTLDAGESWLVKPRQLDEAGQLWSPGIRTGVKRGSTTHLTEYFGPVMGIMTAETLEEALEIQNQVDYGLTAGLHALDSAEIAVWLDGVQAGNLYVNRGTTGAIVRRQPFGGWKKSAIGAGTKAGGPHYLFGLGEWAPARSTADASIDPRAERLLQAAREAHVPTDEVGFLERSFRSDAAAWREEFGTARDVSAIFAERNILRYVPTRVHIRLAADATLSEGLRVIGAGLTSGAPLQVSSAFEVPDAVRATLRAFGVSVMVEDDATWAAVASCLTDGRVRLVGGSRSTVAQQTGGKPDLAIWAHRPTEAGQVELLPFVHEQAVSITAHRFGTPNHLTDDLI